The window GTCTTCCAGACTGTGGGTTGGCGCACCCTGTTCCAGGCGCCGGTAGGGGTCAACGCCGATGCCTGGTTCAATCCTCTGCACGAGGGTTCGGGGTTCGGGCCGTTGTACGTTGGTTTCATGATGGTGCAGCTCTTGGCTGCTGGTGCCCTGTGGCAAACAGGGACGCAGCGCGCCTTGGCGGCCAAGTCGCCACGCGTCGCCAGGCAGCTCTATGCGTGTAGCTCCATCTCGTATGCGGCACGGCGCATCATCCCGATGCTGTGGGGAATCGGGGCAGTTGTCTTCATGTCCAATGTGCCCGGCTTCCTCAGCGCCTTCCAGGGGCCGCAGGCGTTAAGCAGTGAGTTAGGCATGCCCCTGTTCATCGCCAAGATCGTGCCGAGCGGTCTATTGGGTTTGCTCAGCGCGGGGATGTTCGCCGCCTTCATGTCGACGCAGGACAGCTACCTGCTGAGCTGGAGCGCGGTCATCACCCAGGACATCATTGCTCCGTTGCGCAAGCGGGAGCTTTCCGAGCGGGCGCGGCTGCTCATCACCCGCGTCTGCATCGTCGCAGTGGGCATCTTTCTGCTGGTCTGGGGGCTCTGGTTTGAGGCCCCGGTGTCGTTGTGGAACTACATGGCGATTACGGGCACCATCTACTTGGCAGGGGCCTTTACGGTGATCGGCGCCGGCTTGTACTGGAAGCGCGCCAGCACAACAGGCGCCTACCTGGCCTTGTGTGCCGGAGTGGTGGCAGTGTTGGGCATCGGACCGTGGACCAAGGGGGCACATGTGCCCTGGTATCTGAGCGACAGGTTCTTTGGCCTATTAGCGTTTGTCTTGGCCTTGGTGGGCATGGTAGTGGGTTCGCTGCTCTTCCCGGACCGGACAAGGGAGGATCGCGCATGAGCTGGGTACTGCTCTGGAAGGTGGTGGTCGTGCTCACGCTCGCCGCATTCGCCGCACTGGCCGCTTTAGTGCTGGTGGGCGGCGTGGGCAATATTGCGCAGATGCTCAAAGACCTCCGCGCACCCGATCGGGGGGCCTAGGGCATAGACCTGACCCACCGTAAGAGCCCTGCCCGTAGGGGAAGAGGCAGCCCTGCTTCGTCCTCTCCCCCGGTACGTTCTCCCCGCGGGCGTCGAGAAGGCCGGGCTGTGGGGCCCGCGGACTGCTACTGCTTGGCCGGAAGAAATTCGGCCACGTTGGCTTTGGTGATGCGCGCCGTGGGCAGAGTGATCCGCTTGGGTACCTTTTCGCCCCTCAGCACTTTCAGGGCGACGCGTAGCCCCTCTTCGCCTGGCGTGGGATAGAGGAAGGTGCCGGCCAAGATCCCTTCTGCTACCCACTTACACCCTTCCCCGGGGATGCCATCGATGCCGATGAACTTGATGTCCTTGGCGCGGCCGGCATCCTGAGCCGCAAGATACGCCCCGAAGGCCATGGGGTCGTTGTGTGCGTAGACCAAGTCGATTTTCGGATGTGCCTTCAGCGCGGTCTCCATGATGTTGTAGGCCTTATCCTGCTTCCAATCGCCGTCCTGACGGCCGACTACCGTCTTGATACCCGGCTCGTTGTCGATGACGTGCTGAAAGCCGGCGTGCCGCTCCTGGGCAGGGGTGGAGCCCATGCCGCCCCAGATCTCCACGATGTTCCCTTTGG is drawn from Calditrichota bacterium and contains these coding sequences:
- a CDS encoding sodium:solute symporter family protein, whose amino-acid sequence is MDLYATNFSTVDWVILLTYVCIPVVIGVLVRKYVRGIGDFIVAGRSLRLWLAIATMSGTEIGLVTVMYNAELGFKHGFSAFHIAVLEFSCILAIGLTGFIVYRLRKMEVMTIPEFYGKRFGPNVRVLGAIILALGGILNTGLFLKASARFMVGVAGFSDPAGLKIMMTVMLLMVLVYTVLGGMVSVVINDFVQFIVLSLGMLLGTYYVFQTVGWRTLFQAPVGVNADAWFNPLHEGSGFGPLYVGFMMVQLLAAGALWQTGTQRALAAKSPRVARQLYACSSISYAARRIIPMLWGIGAVVFMSNVPGFLSAFQGPQALSSELGMPLFIAKIVPSGLLGLLSAGMFAAFMSTQDSYLLSWSAVITQDIIAPLRKRELSERARLLITRVCIVAVGIFLLVWGLWFEAPVSLWNYMAITGTIYLAGAFTVIGAGLYWKRASTTGAYLALCAGVVAVLGIGPWTKGAHVPWYLSDRFFGLLAFVLALVGMVVGSLLFPDRTREDRA
- a CDS encoding substrate-binding domain-containing protein — translated: MHRSFCMLRLVTAMVLASLMVTGCGKKKSETKWVIAFSQCTTTEPWRVLFNARLRAEAAKHPEVKLIIADAQDKTANQVAQVENFIRQRVDAILISPKESAGLTDVVAQAYDAGIPVIVLDRGVNTDKYTCFIGADNMEIGRAAGQYAVELLGGKGRAKGNIVEIWGGMGSTPAQERHAGFQHVIDNEPGIKTVVGRQDGDWKQDKAYNIMETALKAHPKIDLVYAHNDPMAFGAYLAAQDAGRAKDIKFIGIDGIPGEGCKWVAEGILAGTFLYPTPGEEGLRVALKVLRGEKVPKRITLPTARITKANVAEFLPAKQ